Below is a genomic region from Acidobacteriota bacterium.
CTGCTGAACAACTTCCTGAAGTATGCTTCCTCGATTCCCAGCACCACGTCTTGGCGCGAGGTGAGGATGAGCGAAGGAAGGCTCTTTTATGGTTGGTGGATAAGCATCGCTGCGGCCGTGGCTCTCTTTCTGGGCGGTCCACCGATTCTTGTGCTCTCCTTCCCGGTATTTTTAAAAGCTTTTGCCAAGGAATTCCACGCGAGCCGATCTGCCATCTCGCTCGCTTTCAGCTTGCATAATATTGTCGCTGCCGCTGCGTCTCCTCTATTTGGACGCCTGGTCGATCGCGTCGGATCGCGAAAGATGATCATCCTTGG
It encodes:
- a CDS encoding MFS transporter — translated: MSEGRLFYGWWISIAAAVALFLGGPPILVLSFPVFLKAFAKEFHASRSAISLAFSLHNIVAAAASPLFGRLVDRVGSRKMIILG